ATTGAAATCTTTGCTATTAGTGAGAACCAAGAAGATTTTATCATCTTTTTTAACCAGTGCCGGCATTGCTTCAAGAAGTTCAAATTCCTCTATAGTGAGAGTAGCATATCTTGTTAGGATATTAGAATAGTTTAGGAGAACATTAGATAATCCTTCTTTGGTTGAGAAACTTATTGCTATTATTACTAAACCTAAAATCACATTTGAAGCAAATAAGCCTACCAAGCTAGAACTATTAATCAGCAGTCCATATAGTGCGAGTAAAGCTGAAATTAAGGTAATATTTAAACCAAGGACAAAGTATTTCAGATCCATGGTTTTAACCCATAGACCATTGGCTTGAACATTATATCTAAACCTGTAATTAGATGCCCTTTATAAATTGACACATTTTTCAGGATGAATAGTAATATGTTGTACAGACACGCTAAAATTCCTACAAAATACATTGGCGAAGTGTATAGAGCGGTTGCAGACAACGTTCTAGCTAGTATTGTTTCCTTTCTATCTCCCTCTTCTATTAATTGAGATGAGGATAAATCCAAAATACCAAGCAAACTATATTTGAGAGGATATTCTATTCCGACAACGAATCCAATATATACACCAATTATTGTTGCTAATGGTATATATAATGACAAGTAGTTTATTTTCTTTTTAATTAAGCCCCCAATAAATAAAGCTAGCAATGAGGCCGAAATGAAAATATCTACAAGGTTAACTAAGTTGAATATATTAAGTATCAAAAAAACAATATTCAGAGTTAAATTAAATCCAAGGACTAAGTTTAACCCAGCCAGGATTTTCGTTCTGAGTACAGTAACTAAATTAAATAATATCAAAGCATATGACAAATATACCAAAAGGAATGTAGAAGGATGCAAAATTAATCTGTATAAAGAGTTAATAACTAAAATCATAACTATCAGAACAATGCTTAATAGAAATTTCTTCTCCAACGTATTCACCTCGGAACAGCTACTTTGCGAAGCGCCTCTTCAACCAGGGAATTACCAGTATAACCCTCAGACTCGTACTCAGCTTTGATTTTGACTCTATGAGCAATGACTGGAACGGCAACCTTCTTTATATCGTCTGGTATAACATAGTTTCTATTGTCCATCAATGCTATTACTCTGCTGAGTCTCAACAAATCAACTGTAGCTCTATGAGATGGACCATATTCAACCCTTTCATCACTCCTTAAATTCGAAACTATCGCAACACTGTATTCCTTAATATTTTTCTCAACATACACTAACCTGTGTATTGAGTTAACAACATCAACAACTTCAACTAGTGTAGTAACTGTGTCAACGGGTAGATTCATAATTATGTCAGCTTTATCAATTATTTCCAATTCTTCATCGAACTTGTTATATGTGCTCAGTACATTAGCGGAGAACCTATCCACAAGCGTCTCCATAACCTGAAAGGCTCCCCTAGCCATAGGAAATGGAATAGAGGTAGCTATCACGAGAAAAGGCTTCTGGAGCTGATATGTTTCGCCATCAACTGTGACCTGCTTTTCCTGCATTGCTTCGAGCAAGGCTGACTGGGATCTAGTAGATATTCGATTTAGCTCATCAATAAATAATATATTTGAAAAAACTGGTCCTGGGATATACACTTTTGTACCATCTAACCTGTAAACATGAAATCCTATTATATCACTTGGCAACACATCTGGGTGTCCTTGTATACGTTTATATTTACCTCCAATGACCTTCGCAAGAAGTTTTGCTAACAGGGTTTTGCCTGTGCCAGGATAGCCCTCAATCAATAAATGTCCTCCAGAAAACAGTGTTGCCACAGCTAATTCCACTAGCTCTTTTTTCCCGACATAGGCCTTTGATATTTCTTTGAGTATGTTATTTACAATCTCTCTCGCTTGTTCGAAATTCATATCGTTCATTCATTTATCACCGTTCCAAAATATGTCTAATAGCTTTGCGCAAGGGATCTATTGATAAGTAGGAAAGTAACAAGAATATAAACACGTAGAGCAATGTAACTAGCGTTTTGAATTTATCGAAAAACTGTGGAAAAAGCTCACTATTACCGAGGTTGTTCAGAGCATTATTAAAAGAATTAAAAAAATTCCATGTGTTGTTGTCCAAATTTGCCATTAATGTGATTTCACCATAAAACTCCATATTACTCGAATCATTATAAATTAGCTTTGTTTTAATTAGCCTCTGAAGTACTAATTTTTCTTCGCCTGACCCCTCTACAATATAGTAATATACCCTTCCATAATTATCCTGGTTGCTCCATTCCTGCTTAATTATATAATTCTCAAGTTCAAGAATCGTTTTTGCATCATACAATTTATTTGGAGTTCTGGACAAGCTCAATATCCCCTTATATACATTGGAACCATTTCCTGCACTAAACTCGCTCAAAATAGCGTCTTCAATCCCATCGTTATATATATACGAATATTCATTTACTGTAATAATTCCGATCTTTTCAAATATGATTGCCGTGGAATTATTCATGAACTGTTCCTCGCCGCTTAATCTAACTTCTATTCCACTGTTCAATGGTGAATTAATGAGAAAAGTTTGTGTTATGATAATGAGCGAGATTAAGGAAGCGAAAACAATAACTATAGATAAAATAAATGATAATAAATTATCCTTTTCATCAATTTTCTCTCCGAGATAAGAGAACTTAATTATTTTTCGATTAATTATCAGAACCAGAAGAACGGAGACAAGTGAGTAAATTAAAGTCGACGATAGCATTTTTCCCAAAATTCCCATTTCTACATTTTGAATGTAAAGAACTGTTCTAATTAAATCTCCAGCGAATCCTATAACTGTTGCCATTATCAACAAAGCAGTAATGCGTAAGATATTTCTGTAGCTGATTTTTTCATTGTACATGACAGCTATAACTATTGGAGTAACTGATAGTACCGAGCCAATTAGCGATAACCCAGGACTCAGGAGCAATAAATTCAATGTGCTGAATTTGGTAATTGATATAAAAAAGCTAAGAAATACCCCTGAAATTGATGGAGGTATAGGAACTGTACATAGAAGAATCAATAGGACTGCTATCATTTGAACTATATTTTTAAAGTCGAATATTAGGGCAATCATCGCAAATACAAACAGTATGAAGCTTATACCATCGTACTGTAAAAGGTATTGCTCATTGCTATAGCCCATTTGATAAAAAATTAAAGCTAATAGAGAAAGCACTATGAACAAAAGAATTCTGCTAACCCTAATTCTTGATGAAACCCCAATTCTACTCAGTATATGAAATATAGATAAATAAGCAGTGAAGTAGCATACAATGAGATAGCTTTCGGTAAAGCTGAGAAATATAAATCTAAAATATGACGAATAGGTCTGTAAAACATATTGTAAAATTCCTCCAGCATATATTGCTAAAGCTGTTAGAGCTAACAATTGTTGGGCCGATTTTTTATTTGCGAAAGCCAAGATTGATATACCTCTAACTTCTGATGCTTTTTGATTAAATACTTAATAAAATGTTGATTATACAAATGTTTTAAAATGTAATTTAATATCAGAAAAATATAAAGCTATTAATGTTTTTAATAACAATGAAAAGAATCTGTTAAAATATCCTATTCATTTTGCCATAAGTCTCTAACAGCTAAGTTTTTTTATGAGAAGTTTATAAAATTACCTTACTTTTGTTCCATTCTCTGAAGAATTAGTTTTCTAATTCTTAATTCCATTCTCTTCAGATAGAGAGTTAGAATCCCTAGCAACATTGCGTTGAATCCCGCAGATGTGAGAACTAAAGCAGCTATTCCTTTAATGAAATAGTTTACTCCTTCAAAAATATAATGATATGTTACATATAGTCCTAGAGCTATTCCAGGTAACAATAGTGAACTTGCTATCATTAACATGAAAAATATTGGATTGTATCTCCATGTCATCTTAACTAAATCCATAGCTATGTGGAATCCATCGAGAACTTTCAGCTTCTTTTTACCTATTCTCGGTCTATATTCAATTGGTATTTCACATATTTCAAGAGAGTTTCCTGCTATATGTGAAGCAATTTCAATTTCTATGCCAAAACCTCTCGTTTCGTACAATATATCTTTTAGCTGATTTATATTTACTAAATAAATGCCCGATAGCACATCTCGCAATCTCGTTCCGTATAAAATATTGAACATTTCTGTGATTATTTTATTACCTATTCTGTTTATAAACGGTATATTCTCTCTTCCCCGAACTCTAGCTCCTATAACTTCAACGCAGTTCTTTCTTTGTGCAGTTTCCAGCAAATAAGGAATGTATTTAGCTGGATATGTATAATCACCATCCATAACTATAGCGTATTTTGTATCAGCTAGGCTCAATCCCTTTTTTACAGCATCAGCTTTTCCTTTCCCATCTTGGTATATGATTCGTACTTCCAAGTCTTTTGCTATCTTATCTGTTCCATCTGTGCTACGTCCATCCACAATTATTATGTTATTTTTAGGGATCCCCACTTCAAACAATTCTTTTAGAACCAGGCCTATACTTTCTTTTTCATTTAATGTTGGTATAATTACCGTTAATTGTGACAAATCAAAATTAATGTTTATCACCCTGGTCCTTCAGTGAAATAGTTAATAGGAGCTGAACTATTAATGAATATTAAAAGAAAGATAAGAATATATTCATTAATACTGCTAATTGTTACAATGTTAGGGAACGCTGTTGTCATATCTTCATCTGCAAACTCTGAGAATTACCTTCAGCACATTGAATCAATCGTTGTTAAATTAGAAAAAGCTAGTGAAGAAGGTCTGAATACCAGCAAAGTGGAACAATATTTAAACAATGCTTTGAGTCTTTTAAGCAATGGAAATCTTACTACCATTGAGGAAAATTGGGTCAATAATAATTTAACCCTGGCTGATGAAGAATTGAATTCACTAACTAGTAATCTAAATTCATATGTGTTTTGGAAAAACGTAAAACTTATCCTGACTATAGGATTAATTGCTTCGATTCCTATTTTAACTTACTTATTTCTTCCCAGAATATGGGCTTACGCGTGGTTTAAAACAAGGAGAAAATGGATTGTCAAGAAAAAGTAATTCTTTTTCTTATAAGTTTACTTATCGCAAAGCACATAAAACTATTAAGGATTATCTTGTCGTTTTCAATATGATGCAATCCTCTAAATGAAAAATAATAATAGTATTAAAAATTCTAAGTTTCATACCAATCTAAAAAATCTGTTGAAATTATTTCGCCCTAATAGAGCAGCGATATTTCTATGCTCATGAAGAATATTCGCAGATACTATCAAGGTTCTTGTCTAATATGCTAATTTCTTTTGAGTTTAAAGGGGTAAAAGCCGTGAAAATTAGAGTTCAGCTAAATTATAGTGATCAAAGCCTTTTAATCCAAAAATCCGTGCTTCTCGAGTAAAAGGAAGTTAGCTATTAATTTGAATGAAGTACGCGGGCCCGCCGGGATTTGAACCCGGGATCTCCGGCTCCGGAGGCCGGTGCCTTAATCCTGGCTGGGCTACGGGCCCTGCATGCAGAGCTCACTTCTTTCTATTATTTCTGCATTATTGATGACTTCTCCTTTTATCTCGTCTCTCAACCGAAGTTCCTCATATATTTCAGATAGCCTTTTCGGATCAACCGAAGTGCTAGCCTTTGTTCCTGAGATAGCACAGAACTCTGGCATCATGCTACTGTGCTCGTAAGTTCCAATCTTTCTAGCTAAGTCAATTATTTCAACCTTGTCCATACCTATAAGAGGCCTGAGAACTGGAATACTGACAAACTGCTCTGTAGCAAATAAGTTGTCCAGGGTCTGACTTGAGACCTGTGCAAGGCTCTCTCCAGTAACTATTGCTTTTGCCTTCTCTCTCTCAGCAATAATTTCTCCCCCCATGTACATTGAAGCCTTCAGAGCAACCGTCCTAAAACCCTCAGGAAATTTATCCAGATATGGGAATATCCATCTATGTTCAATAATGAAAACTTTGGAATTGTAGCCATATCCCCAATTGCAGAGTAGCTTTCTCACAGTCTTCAGAAAGACCTCCTTTTGAAGCTTTCCTCCTATGTTGAAGAAAACAATGTCCGCTTTTGCACCTCTTCTCATAATCATCCAAGCAGCAACAGGAGAATCAAACCCCCCAGAAACCAGAGCAATTACCTTTCCATCCGTTCCAAGAGGTAGGCCTCCAGGTCCCCTTATATTTTCGGCATAAACTAGAAAGATACCTCCTCTTGCCTCAGTCCAGATACTAACTTCAGGGTTCTCCAGATCTACCTTTTTAGCGCCTCTCCTTAGAAGCTCAGAGCCGAGCTCTCTTTCGATGTCTTTGCTATTGAACCTCTCCTCATATGCCCTCCTGCCCCTCACCATAAATATCTTTCCTTTCACATCCTCTTCGACAATATTAGCAACCTTTGAAACAAGATCTCTCAAATCGCTATATTCTCCCCTATGGGCTCTGCTCACCCCTGTAACTCCAAATACTCTTGAAATCACTTCTGCCTCTCTCCCATCTTCGGATATTCCATCAACAATGATCCTTCCTGGATGCACTTTTACTTTAGCATCCATGAAGCCGTTTTCCTTCAGAGCTGTCTCTATATTTTTAGCCAGAATCGTCTGCATCCTCCTTCTCGCTATTTTTCCCTTTATGCCAATTTCTCCGAATTTAACCAGTATAACATTGAATTTCAAGTTCTTACCCTCTATATGTGAAAATAAATAGCCAAGCTAATAAACCGAAATATTTTCTTCGTTTGAGATAGAATTTAAGAGAAAAAGTTACTTTAACTTAAAAACTTCTCCTCTTTATGACGGAGATGATGAGGTAAGGCTTATAAGCTCTATATTCTCTAGCATGTATCGAGAAAACATTTCCCCGAGCTCTGCATTATGCAGGGTAGGGGCAATGCTTTCATACCTGGGGCAGAGCTTAAACCCAGCTCCAACTGGGAATGCAGCTCTAAGCCCCCCAAGGAACCCTGCACTTTAGTGCGGGAAGGAAATCAGCTCAGTGGGGGAAATGATTTGGAGCCAAGCAAAGATAAATCGGTGGCCCTTATAATAGTAGTGGGAACAGCCTCTCTCTTGCTCCTTCTTGGCCTTATTGTAACTGCTTCACAGGTCGTCTGCCCCAGCTATATGCCTCTTTATTCGCAACCAGGATTGAAGCTTGTTTATAACATTACTATAAATCAAGGTGATTACAAGCAGGAGGAGATGAGAATCGAAACCGTACTGGCTAGAAGTCTTGGAAACTACAGTGTTAACGTATCTGTCTACAACTTGACAAGTGGAATTGGACCTGCCACTGCAATATACAATGGTAACTTGACCTTCAGAATTGCTGAGGGACTGGGAATGGAGGAGCTAAACTTAGTGGATACAATGCTCCCCATTGGCATGCGAGAATTTACGGTTTCTGGAATAACTTTTATTGGTATAAGGTACTACGATCCCTCCAGTGGAGTTATAATTACAGCCGACCCAAATACTGGAATTATTCTGAGCATAGAATATTCAGGGCTTGGAATGTATTACTCTGCTAATCTTATCCAAATAGAAGAGGGGAACTCCTGCCATGCCTGGTAAAGCGAGAGTTCACATCAGAGTTTATGGCAGAGTTCAAGGTGTTTTCTTCAGAGCCTTCGTTAAGTCTCATGCGGATAGGCTTGGAATAACAGGATGGGTAAAAAATGTTGAGGATGGAAGTGTGGAAATTGTAGCAGAGGGGGAAGAGGACAAGTTGAAGGAGCTCATAGGCGAAGTTAGGAGAGGTCCTCCTTTAGCATTCGTTGAGAAAATTGAGGTAGATTGGGAAGATTATAGAGGAGAGTTTCATGACTTTCAAATTAAAAGGAGGCATGAATTCTGATATTCGTTTTCAATCATTCGCACGCTCTTATCTAATCTTACAACAAAACCCCAAGCTTGCACATGGAGGCGAATTGTTTAATTTTAAATGTCCAAAATTCAAGTGAATTTTGATTCCTCTCATGCTGAACGGGATCAATGTAATGTATTTGCCATGCTTCAGAAAGGAATACGACAGGGATTTAAATGCATGTATTAATATAACTTATTTGCTAGAATCCCCTCGCTGCAGCGAGGGATAGTTCACATGAAGAACGGATAAAATTAATTGCAAGGAGGTAAGATTGTTGCCAATACCACCATCAATATATAACATTTTAGGAATAGTTGGGATTTCCGTTGTAATATTCGTCATCGGAATAATCATAGGGAAAGCGCTTGGGTGGGCAATTAGAAACCTGATAGAGAAGATTGGGATGAATGAGTGGATAGAGAAGTTCGCAATAGGGAGAGCAATTGCTAAATCTGGCTACAAGCCAAGCGATTTCTTTGGGAAAATAGCTTCTTGGACAGTCTATGCTACTACAGTAGTCCTCGCACTATACACTACAACCTCCTTCTTGGATCTTGCTGAGGCTAGCATATTGCTGAGAACGATTCTCGTAGTCTACATTGGAGGATTCGTCAAGGCCTTCCTAATAATCATCACAGGATTTCTTCTCGTAGATTCCTTTATTGGATACCTCTACAAGAGCTCACAGGTTGAGTCAGAGCTAGAATTTCTTGGTCCTATAGCAGAGTATCTTAGGATTCTTTTGTACATAATAACAGTAGTATTCGCGCTGGAGCAAGGAGGAATACAAATAGCTTTCCTGAGCAGCATGCTATCACCAATTCTTTGGGGCATAACTCTGGTTATGGTTATAGTTATACTGGCTCGTTCTCTCTCGAAGCATTTCAAATGCAGCGCTCCTCAATAGCTCTCAACTTTTGCTTTATTCTAAAAATGCCTCTAACCACGAAGCCCGATGCTTCTCCATAAACAATGATAACATAAATTTCATTATTAGAATAAAACAATTTTATCTCCCCTTTGAAAGAAGCCTATGGTAATTACCATGAAATTTGAAGGAATTACATTTGATCTTTGGTATACGCTTATCTATGAGACTGAGGAAGAAGAGAAAAAGTACCTAAGCATGAGGATAAAAGCTATAGAAAAAGGCCTAGAGGAACTAGGAATCAGCGTAGACGAAAATGCATTAACGAAGAGCTTTCTACACCTAGGGAAGTTTTCCCTATCAATTCGCTTCGATAGATTCATAAAACTAATAATTTCTTCTCTCGGTCTGTCTCTCTCTGCAAAAGACATCGAGACTATAGGAAGGATCTACCTAAGCGAAATAGAGAAATACAGCTTTAAGCTGGGTCCTAGCGTTCCTGATATTTTAAGTGAGCTGAAGAAGATTGGAATGAAAATAGCAATCATCAGCAACACCTCAATTCCCGAGGTTGTTCTCTGGAAGATTCTCGACAAGCCAGGCATATCTCAATATGTGGATGCTATCATTTCTTCCTCTGATTTGGAGGTGGAGAAGCCAAATCCATTGATATTCGAGATCGCTCAAAAAAGGCTAGGTGTAGATGCCAGCAGGGCTCTTCACATCGGGGATTCCTGCATTGAGGATTACCTGGGAGCTCTTTCAGCAGGACAGAAAGCAGCACTTTACACAGGGCTCTATATTCACAGAAGGGAAAAGATTCCCCACGAACTTTGTCTAATGAACAGGACTCCAGTAATCGAAAGGCTTACAGTTGAAGATATTTTCCTCAATAATGGACTCTGAAAAGAGAAAATTAATATAAAATAATACAAAAAAAGAGAAAACAACACCATTTCCTTCTCCTATTTTCCTCTATTCAGCAACCTGTATACAATACTTATTATCGCGATTACAATCAAACCAGAGGGCACGGTCACCTCTATTCCCGGAGTTACTATCGTTGAGATCAGCACTCCCATCAAAGCCATCAAACCCAGCAGAGATTTAAGTGGAATTCCTCTCTTCCTGAAATTCAGTGAAAACGATATATGTGATGCTAGTATTGCCATCCACGTGAATATTCCGCCGAATGCTGCAACTCCAAAAACTATTAAGTAAGACAATGAGGAACCAAAGCTGTAAGATAGAACTGTTGTCACAACCACTCCTACCATTGATGCTGCTAGTGCATTGAACGGAGATCTGAACCTGTTGAGCTTTCCAAGAAACGAAGGAGCTAGACCTCCTCTAGCTAAAGAGAAGAGCATTCTCGAAGTTAAATAGAGGTTCGTGTTTGCTCCAGAAAGAGCAGCAGTCAGTATAACAAAGTTCACTAAAGAAGCTGCTGCTGGTATGTTGACTTTATTGAAAACGAGAACAAATGGACTTTCAGTTAAACCAGCAGAGCCCTCTGGAACCAAATTGACGATTGCTATTATAGATGAAACATAGAGAAATGTCAGCAAGATGACCACTGCCCTCAATGCCCTCGGCGAATCTTTTTCCGGATTTCTAGCTTCTCCAGAAGTTACTCCGACAACTTCAACTCCGATGAAAGAGTAGATAGCAACTACTGTTGCTAGCCAGATACCTGTGAATCCTCTTTGCGAAATGTCCTGGAAAAATGGAGTGGTTGAAATGAGACCAAACTCTGACGGATGTAGCAGTATGTATGAGCCAATAATAATGAATAAAAGAATAACTGATACCTTTATCGTTGAAAGAGCATATTCAACTGCCCCCAAGACATTGACGCTAATAGAGTTCAGCAAGAAAAGCATTGCTCCAAATATTACTATCCAGATCACTGGGCTGACTTCATGAAACCAGTAACTCATATAAATAGATGCTGCTGCGAGATCTGCTCCTATTGCAAAGGCTTCAGCGAACCAATACATAAATTTCACAAGAAAGCCCAGATACCTGCTGATGAAAATTTCGGCGTGGTTGCCAAAAGCTCCAGGACTTGGAAACAGCTTGGTCATCTCTGCTAAGGCGGTCCCGACCGAATATGCTATTAGAGCTCCCAGCACGTATGAGACAGCTGTTCCTGAACCTGCCAATTTTATGGCGAAACCGCTTCCCAAAAATAGCCCAGTACCTATAGCCGATCCTATTGCCATCATTATCATTTGCCCTTGGGAAAAAGCTCTTTTAAGCCCCTTTTCCCTATCCTCAATGCCCTTTCTAATTGATTCTATATCCTTTCCCATGGATTTCACCAAATATAATTATTATATATATTTTTTTAAGAAAAGAGCTCTATTTTTCTTCTTTTCAAATCCTCAACGACATCCGCAAGTCCTAGCCTAAGCAGTGTGCTCTCTCTCGGTATTCCGGTATTCACATCCCAATTTCTTGCTGCGTAGTATTCATCAAGCATTCTCTCAAGTTCAATAACTTGTCCCTTTGACTTTCCTACCTTCATTGGTTCTTTCAAAAAGCGAGATGGAAGTGAATCGTCCTTTCTCCTTATACCCTCTCTGACTAAATATGCTCTTTCCAAATTCACAATTCTCTCTCCTGTTTCTTCAATTTCTCTTGGGCTCAGGGAAATTCCAGTAACTGCTGTGAACAGTTCGGAAATTTTCTCATAGTTGAGAATGTTCATGTTCTCAGCTAGATTTTTGCATACTTCCAGTGAATCAACTAGCGCACAGATGTTCTCATAGTAAGCAACCAATCTTCCCTTTCCTCTTATTCCAAGACGAATTGTTGCCTCCGGTTCTCCAAACATCTCCATTCCGATTTTTGGATCATCACTCAGCTCAATGAATGGCTCAGATCTGAGATGGTCAGCTCC
The Fervidicoccaceae archaeon genome window above contains:
- a CDS encoding MoxR family ATPase, with amino-acid sequence MNDMNFEQAREIVNNILKEISKAYVGKKELVELAVATLFSGGHLLIEGYPGTGKTLLAKLLAKVIGGKYKRIQGHPDVLPSDIIGFHVYRLDGTKVYIPGPVFSNILFIDELNRISTRSQSALLEAMQEKQVTVDGETYQLQKPFLVIATSIPFPMARGAFQVMETLVDRFSANVLSTYNKFDEELEIIDKADIIMNLPVDTVTTLVEVVDVVNSIHRLVYVEKNIKEYSVAIVSNLRSDERVEYGPSHRATVDLLRLSRVIALMDNRNYVIPDDIKKVAVPVIAHRVKIKAEYESEGYTGNSLVEEALRKVAVPR
- a CDS encoding glycosyltransferase family 2 protein, with protein sequence MININFDLSQLTVIIPTLNEKESIGLVLKELFEVGIPKNNIIIVDGRSTDGTDKIAKDLEVRIIYQDGKGKADAVKKGLSLADTKYAIVMDGDYTYPAKYIPYLLETAQRKNCVEVIGARVRGRENIPFINRIGNKIITEMFNILYGTRLRDVLSGIYLVNINQLKDILYETRGFGIEIEIASHIAGNSLEICEIPIEYRPRIGKKKLKVLDGFHIAMDLVKMTWRYNPIFFMLMIASSLLLPGIALGLYVTYHYIFEGVNYFIKGIAALVLTSAGFNAMLLGILTLYLKRMELRIRKLILQRMEQK
- the thiI gene encoding tRNA uracil 4-sulfurtransferase ThiI, yielding MKFNVILVKFGEIGIKGKIARRRMQTILAKNIETALKENGFMDAKVKVHPGRIIVDGISEDGREAEVISRVFGVTGVSRAHRGEYSDLRDLVSKVANIVEEDVKGKIFMVRGRRAYEERFNSKDIERELGSELLRRGAKKVDLENPEVSIWTEARGGIFLVYAENIRGPGGLPLGTDGKVIALVSGGFDSPVAAWMIMRRGAKADIVFFNIGGKLQKEVFLKTVRKLLCNWGYGYNSKVFIIEHRWIFPYLDKFPEGFRTVALKASMYMGGEIIAEREKAKAIVTGESLAQVSSQTLDNLFATEQFVSIPVLRPLIGMDKVEIIDLARKIGTYEHSSMMPEFCAISGTKASTSVDPKRLSEIYEELRLRDEIKGEVINNAEIIERSELCMQGP
- a CDS encoding acylphosphatase, which produces MPGKARVHIRVYGRVQGVFFRAFVKSHADRLGITGWVKNVEDGSVEIVAEGEEDKLKELIGEVRRGPPLAFVEKIEVDWEDYRGEFHDFQIKRRHEF
- a CDS encoding HAD-IA family hydrolase, producing the protein MKFEGITFDLWYTLIYETEEEEKKYLSMRIKAIEKGLEELGISVDENALTKSFLHLGKFSLSIRFDRFIKLIISSLGLSLSAKDIETIGRIYLSEIEKYSFKLGPSVPDILSELKKIGMKIAIISNTSIPEVVLWKILDKPGISQYVDAIISSSDLEVEKPNPLIFEIAQKRLGVDASRALHIGDSCIEDYLGALSAGQKAALYTGLYIHRREKIPHELCLMNRTPVIERLTVEDIFLNNGL
- a CDS encoding amino acid permease, which encodes MGKDIESIRKGIEDREKGLKRAFSQGQMIMMAIGSAIGTGLFLGSGFAIKLAGSGTAVSYVLGALIAYSVGTALAEMTKLFPSPGAFGNHAEIFISRYLGFLVKFMYWFAEAFAIGADLAAASIYMSYWFHEVSPVIWIVIFGAMLFLLNSISVNVLGAVEYALSTIKVSVILLFIIIGSYILLHPSEFGLISTTPFFQDISQRGFTGIWLATVVAIYSFIGVEVVGVTSGEARNPEKDSPRALRAVVILLTFLYVSSIIAIVNLVPEGSAGLTESPFVLVFNKVNIPAAASLVNFVILTAALSGANTNLYLTSRMLFSLARGGLAPSFLGKLNRFRSPFNALAASMVGVVVTTVLSYSFGSSLSYLIVFGVAAFGGIFTWMAILASHISFSLNFRKRGIPLKSLLGLMALMGVLISTIVTPGIEVTVPSGLIVIAIISIVYRLLNRGK